Proteins encoded together in one Streptomyces sp. TLI_171 window:
- a CDS encoding oxidoreductase, with the protein MDRRTWLITGASSGLGRALAEHVLAQGEQVVATASSVQATTELAARYPRTALALRLDVTDAEQRAAGVRAAEERFGGIDVLVNNAAIDFVGALEEQEEDDYRRLFEVNFFGAVALTRAVLPGMRRRRSGTVVNVSSMDGLASLPANGYYSASKFALEGFTEALWQEIEPLGLHAMVIQPGSFRTGIEHRTKASGTAIEDYAATAGAFRAMLDGLRPEMFPGDPARAARSIYQAATAAQPRHWVVLGSDAQRRIGVKLDLLRAEFEAGRALAASTDFPGAAEHAVL; encoded by the coding sequence ATGGATCGCAGGACCTGGCTCATCACCGGAGCCTCCAGCGGCCTGGGCAGGGCGCTCGCCGAACACGTCCTGGCGCAGGGCGAGCAGGTGGTGGCGACGGCCAGTTCGGTGCAGGCCACCACCGAACTGGCGGCGCGCTACCCGCGGACGGCGCTGGCCCTGCGGCTCGACGTCACCGACGCCGAGCAGCGGGCGGCCGGTGTGCGGGCGGCGGAGGAGCGCTTCGGCGGCATCGACGTGCTCGTCAACAACGCCGCGATCGACTTCGTCGGGGCGCTCGAGGAGCAGGAGGAGGACGACTACCGGCGGCTGTTCGAGGTCAACTTCTTCGGCGCGGTCGCGCTCACCCGCGCGGTGCTTCCGGGCATGCGGCGGCGGCGCAGCGGGACGGTGGTCAACGTGTCCTCGATGGACGGGCTGGCCAGCCTGCCCGCGAACGGCTACTACTCGGCAAGCAAGTTCGCGTTGGAGGGGTTCACCGAGGCGCTGTGGCAGGAGATCGAGCCGCTGGGCCTGCACGCGATGGTGATCCAGCCGGGCTCCTTCCGCACCGGCATCGAGCACCGGACCAAGGCGTCCGGCACGGCGATCGAGGACTACGCCGCCACCGCGGGCGCGTTCCGCGCGATGCTGGACGGCCTCCGCCCGGAGATGTTCCCCGGCGACCCGGCCCGGGCCGCGCGGTCCATCTACCAGGCCGCCACCGCGGCGCAGCCGCGGCACTGGGTGGTGCTGGGCAGTGACGCCCAGCGGCGGATCGGGGTGAAGCTCGACCTGTTGCGGGCCGAGTTCGAGGCGGGCCGGGCGCTGGCGGCCAGCACGGACTTCCCCGGCGCGGCCGAGCATGCGGTCCTGTAA
- a CDS encoding oxidoreductase codes for MTGTWLITGASRGFGRSLTAAVLEAGDRVVATARRPESLDDLVARYGERIAAVPLDVTDPAAARDAVRAAVDAFGRLDVVVNNAGYANSAPIEEMTDEDFRAQFEANFFGVVNVTRAALPVLRAQRSGTFVQFSSLGGRVGGTPGMGAYQSAKFAVEGFSEVLAAEVAPFGIKVVIVEPGAFRTDWQGSSMELHPVGADYAATVGAMNAYRAENNGTQPGDPARAALVIIDAVRDDDPPRRLLLGAQAVELALQAGRVRAAETEKWAAASRSADFPGTE; via the coding sequence ATGACTGGTACGTGGTTGATCACCGGAGCGTCGCGGGGCTTCGGACGCAGTCTCACTGCGGCGGTTCTGGAGGCGGGCGACCGGGTGGTGGCGACCGCCCGGCGTCCGGAGAGTCTGGACGACCTGGTCGCCCGCTACGGCGAGCGGATCGCGGCCGTCCCGCTGGACGTGACCGACCCCGCCGCGGCGCGGGACGCGGTACGGGCCGCCGTCGACGCTTTCGGCCGCCTCGACGTGGTGGTGAACAACGCCGGCTACGCCAACAGCGCCCCCATCGAGGAGATGACGGACGAGGACTTCCGCGCCCAGTTCGAGGCCAACTTCTTCGGCGTCGTCAACGTGACGCGGGCGGCGCTGCCGGTGCTGCGAGCGCAGCGCTCCGGCACCTTCGTGCAGTTCTCGTCCCTGGGCGGCCGGGTGGGCGGCACTCCCGGCATGGGCGCCTACCAGAGCGCCAAGTTCGCCGTGGAGGGCTTCTCCGAGGTGCTGGCCGCCGAGGTGGCCCCGTTCGGGATCAAGGTGGTCATCGTCGAACCGGGCGCGTTCCGCACCGACTGGCAGGGCTCGTCGATGGAGTTGCACCCCGTGGGCGCCGACTACGCGGCGACGGTCGGGGCGATGAACGCCTACCGGGCGGAGAACAACGGGACGCAGCCCGGTGACCCGGCGCGCGCGGCCCTGGTGATCATCGACGCCGTCCGGGACGACGACCCGCCGCGCCGCCTGCTGCTCGGCGCCCAGGCGGTCGAGCTGGCCCTGCAGGCCGGCCGGGTCCGTGCCGCGGAGACCGAGAAGTGGGCCGCGGCGAGCCGCTCCGCGGACTTCCCGGGCACCGAGTGA
- a CDS encoding alpha/beta fold hydrolase, with product MAAGKSNRKRGPATAAVWALATSFALGTAVVGTASASTPAHSVTVGARPTIVLEHGAFADASSWDDVIKRLRADGYPVVAPADPLRGPAADAAVLRSVIDHIPGPKVLVGHSYGGSVISAAGAGDPQVTALVYVAAFLPAPGETALGLTGEFPGSTLGGTLDPVTYPLPGGGSTTDLYIRADAFRHQFAADVPAGRAALMAATQRPIARSALLEPATVAAWQEKPSWDVVTTEDLNIPVAAQRHMAQRAHAHVTEVAASHSVAVSRPRLVAEVIEEAARATG from the coding sequence ATGGCAGCAGGCAAGAGCAACCGGAAGCGTGGACCGGCGACCGCGGCGGTGTGGGCCCTGGCGACGAGTTTCGCCCTGGGCACGGCCGTGGTCGGGACGGCGAGCGCGTCCACCCCGGCGCACTCGGTCACGGTCGGCGCCCGGCCGACGATCGTCCTGGAGCACGGCGCCTTCGCTGACGCATCCAGCTGGGACGACGTCATCAAGCGGCTGCGGGCGGACGGCTACCCGGTGGTCGCCCCCGCCGACCCGCTGCGCGGGCCCGCCGCCGACGCGGCGGTCCTGCGCAGCGTGATCGACCACATCCCGGGGCCGAAGGTCCTGGTGGGCCACTCGTACGGCGGCTCGGTGATCAGTGCGGCCGGCGCGGGCGACCCCCAGGTCACGGCGCTGGTGTACGTGGCCGCGTTCCTGCCCGCTCCCGGGGAGACGGCGCTGGGGCTGACCGGCGAGTTCCCCGGCTCCACGCTGGGCGGCACGCTGGACCCGGTCACCTACCCGCTCCCCGGCGGCGGCTCGACGACGGACCTGTACATCCGGGCGGACGCGTTCCGCCACCAGTTCGCCGCCGACGTCCCCGCGGGCCGGGCGGCGCTGATGGCGGCCACCCAGCGTCCGATCGCCCGGAGCGCCCTGCTGGAGCCGGCGACCGTCGCTGCCTGGCAGGAGAAGCCCAGTTGGGACGTGGTCACCACCGAGGACCTGAACATCCCGGTGGCCGCGCAGCGCCACATGGCCCAGCGCGCCCACGCGCACGTCACCGAGGTGGCGGCCTCGCACTCGGTCGCCGTCTCGCGTCCGCGGCTGGTCGCCGAGGTGATCGAGGAGGCCGCCCGGGCGACCGGCTGA
- a CDS encoding helix-turn-helix transcriptional regulator, with protein sequence MNHEEPGRRLGSYLRARRELVTPARAGLPSGGNRRVPGLRREEVALLAGISPDYYLRLERGRDRNPSPQVLESLARVLQLDDIERTYLLGLAAARPRAPRRKQPEHVPARVHELLAHLQVPAFVEGRAFDVLASNPMAVALSPRLRPGENRLRSLLLDPEEQAFHQDWPKATSDFVAALRTTIGDDTDDPRFVELVGELALSSERFRTLWARHDVRSLDGGTTTVHHPVVGELRLHRDKLPIADVILVVHYPDKDSESDEKLRLLAALADTGSPAGGSSGP encoded by the coding sequence ATGAACCATGAGGAACCCGGCAGACGGCTCGGCAGCTACCTGCGCGCCCGGCGTGAGCTGGTCACCCCGGCCCGGGCAGGGCTCCCGTCCGGCGGCAACCGCCGCGTACCGGGCCTGCGCCGCGAGGAAGTCGCCCTGCTCGCCGGGATCAGTCCCGACTACTACCTGCGCTTGGAGCGGGGCCGCGACAGGAACCCCTCGCCGCAGGTCCTCGAGTCACTCGCCCGGGTTCTGCAACTCGACGACATCGAGCGGACGTATCTGCTCGGACTCGCGGCGGCACGCCCGAGGGCGCCGCGCCGCAAGCAGCCCGAGCACGTGCCGGCGCGTGTGCACGAGTTGCTAGCCCACCTTCAGGTCCCGGCGTTCGTCGAAGGACGCGCGTTCGACGTGCTGGCCTCGAACCCGATGGCCGTCGCGCTGTCCCCGCGCCTGCGGCCCGGCGAGAACCGGCTTCGTTCCCTGCTCCTCGATCCCGAGGAGCAGGCTTTCCACCAGGACTGGCCGAAAGCCACCTCCGATTTCGTCGCCGCGCTTCGCACCACGATCGGGGACGACACCGACGACCCCCGGTTCGTCGAACTCGTCGGAGAACTCGCCCTGTCCAGCGAGCGGTTCCGCACTCTGTGGGCCCGCCACGACGTTCGGAGCCTCGACGGAGGCACCACGACGGTTCACCACCCGGTCGTCGGCGAACTCCGCCTGCACCGCGACAAACTCCCCATTGCCGACGTGATCCTCGTCGTCCACTACCCCGACAAGGACAGCGAGAGCGACGAAAAGCTGCGGCTCCTCGCCGCACTCGCGGACACCGGGAGCCCGGCCGGCGGATCGTCAGGGCCATGA
- a CDS encoding SDR family NAD(P)-dependent oxidoreductase codes for MSSVPKDTPWNVHRLPRAEGKSFLVTGGNAGIGYFVAEQLAGTGATVVLGSRDTAKADAAIASIGSRVPGAKVKHLRLDLADLASLESSVAALELDRLDAVVLNAGVALDNPPRRETKAGHELMFATNHLGHFALTHWLTPLLMASPASRIVTTGSFAAKSERLDLDDLQSTHDYRPKRSYGRSKLAQMLFALELDRRLRAAGSTTLSVIVHPGGALDSLTPARPPVHTRTTGERLSHLPLGLLVQGKDAAAWPAVRATLDPNVCGGQMWSPRVFGLRGTPRTEPLWNHLVDTTTAARLWAASCELTGTRPTFTSPTRLDETDSRTAGSAE; via the coding sequence ATGTCCTCCGTCCCCAAGGACACCCCGTGGAATGTTCACCGCCTGCCCCGCGCCGAGGGAAAGAGCTTCCTGGTCACCGGCGGCAACGCGGGCATCGGGTACTTCGTCGCCGAGCAGCTCGCGGGCACCGGGGCCACCGTCGTCCTCGGTAGCCGCGACACCGCGAAGGCCGACGCCGCTATCGCCTCGATCGGCTCGCGCGTCCCCGGCGCCAAGGTGAAGCACCTACGCCTGGACCTGGCCGATCTCGCCTCGCTCGAGTCCTCCGTCGCCGCCCTCGAACTGGACCGCCTCGACGCGGTCGTCCTCAACGCCGGCGTGGCACTCGACAATCCGCCGCGCCGCGAGACCAAGGCCGGCCACGAGCTGATGTTCGCCACCAACCACCTCGGGCACTTCGCACTCACCCACTGGCTGACACCCCTGCTCATGGCAAGCCCGGCAAGCCGGATCGTCACCACCGGCAGCTTCGCCGCCAAGTCCGAACGCCTGGACCTCGACGATCTCCAGAGCACGCACGACTACCGGCCCAAGCGCAGCTACGGCCGGTCGAAGCTGGCCCAGATGCTCTTCGCCCTCGAACTCGACCGCCGCCTGCGTGCTGCCGGCAGCACGACGCTGAGCGTGATCGTCCACCCCGGAGGCGCGCTCGACTCCCTCACCCCTGCGCGCCCGCCGGTCCACACCCGGACCACCGGCGAGCGGCTGAGCCACCTCCCACTCGGTCTCCTCGTCCAGGGCAAGGACGCTGCCGCGTGGCCCGCCGTACGGGCCACGCTCGACCCGAACGTGTGCGGAGGCCAGATGTGGAGCCCCCGCGTCTTCGGCCTGCGCGGCACGCCCAGGACCGAACCCCTCTGGAACCACCTGGTCGACACCACGACCGCGGCACGTCTGTGGGCGGCCAGCTGCGAGCTGACCGGCACCCGGCCGACGTTCACCTCACCGACCAGGCTCGATGAGACGGACAGCCGAACGGCCGGGTCCGCCGAGTAG
- a CDS encoding GH1 family beta-glucosidase has protein sequence MSTLLFPPGFVFGTATAAYQIEGATQADGRGPSIWDTFSREPGRVLNGDTGDTACDHHRRWPQDVALLRDLGVDSYRFSIAWPRVQPTGSGPANRKGLDFYSRLVDAVLAAGIEPAVTLYHWDLPQALEDHGGWRERDTAHRFAEYTAIVADTLGDRVPRWITLNEPWCSAFLGYASGHHAPGSREGTPALAAAHHLLLGHGLAMDALRAVGVREAGITLNLDHVIPATPTDEAAALRARTQRNLIWTDPLLLGRYPLSEQDTWQQLIVDQTFRRDGDLATISAPLDFLGINYYTPSVVRDAPYRQQDPALRDAMDNRFEGVPQPEARHTAMDWPVVPHTLRDLLTDLKDHYGDALPPVHITENGSAEHDTVRADGSVDDPDRVAYLSEHLAAVSDALREGVDVRGYYVWSLLDNFEWAYGYDRRFGIVHVDYPTQRRTPKSSYHWYRRTIAANRTARRAP, from the coding sequence GTGTCTACTCTTCTCTTCCCTCCCGGCTTCGTCTTCGGCACCGCCACGGCCGCCTACCAGATCGAGGGCGCCACCCAGGCCGACGGCCGCGGCCCGTCCATCTGGGACACCTTCAGCCGCGAGCCCGGCCGGGTCCTGAACGGCGACACCGGCGACACCGCCTGCGACCACCACCGCCGCTGGCCCCAGGACGTGGCCCTGCTGCGCGACCTCGGAGTCGACTCCTACCGCTTCTCCATCGCCTGGCCGCGCGTCCAGCCGACCGGATCGGGCCCCGCCAACCGCAAGGGCCTCGACTTCTACTCGCGCCTCGTCGATGCCGTGCTCGCCGCGGGCATCGAACCGGCCGTCACCCTGTACCACTGGGACCTGCCGCAAGCCCTGGAAGACCACGGAGGATGGCGCGAGCGCGACACCGCGCACCGCTTCGCCGAGTACACCGCCATCGTCGCCGACACCCTCGGCGACCGCGTCCCGCGCTGGATCACCCTCAACGAGCCGTGGTGCAGCGCCTTCCTCGGCTACGCCAGCGGCCACCACGCCCCCGGCTCCCGCGAAGGCACCCCCGCCCTCGCTGCCGCCCACCACCTCCTGCTGGGCCACGGACTGGCCATGGACGCTCTCCGGGCGGTCGGCGTCCGAGAAGCCGGCATCACCTTGAACCTGGACCACGTGATCCCCGCGACGCCGACCGACGAGGCCGCCGCCCTGCGCGCACGCACCCAGCGCAACCTCATCTGGACCGACCCCCTTCTGCTGGGCCGGTACCCGCTCTCCGAACAGGACACCTGGCAGCAGCTGATTGTCGATCAGACGTTCCGCCGCGACGGGGACCTGGCGACCATCTCCGCCCCCCTGGATTTCCTCGGCATCAACTACTACACCCCCAGCGTGGTCCGCGACGCCCCCTACCGGCAGCAGGACCCCGCGCTGCGCGATGCCATGGACAACCGCTTCGAAGGCGTCCCCCAGCCCGAAGCCCGCCACACCGCCATGGACTGGCCTGTCGTCCCGCACACCCTGCGCGACCTGCTCACCGACCTGAAGGATCACTACGGCGACGCCTTGCCGCCCGTCCACATCACCGAGAACGGATCCGCCGAACACGACACCGTGCGCGCCGACGGCTCCGTCGACGACCCCGACCGTGTCGCCTACCTCTCCGAACACCTCGCCGCCGTCTCCGACGCCCTGCGCGAAGGCGTCGACGTCCGCGGCTACTACGTGTGGTCCCTCCTCGACAACTTCGAATGGGCCTACGGCTACGACCGCAGGTTCGGCATCGTGCACGTCGACTACCCCACCCAGCGCCGCACGCCCAAATCCAGCTACCACTGGTACCGCCGGACCATCGCCGCAAACCGCACCGCCCGCCGGGCCCCGTGA
- a CDS encoding aminoglycoside phosphotransferase family protein gives MTLHENEIRVDEAVVRALLGEQRPEWADLPISPAGAGTDNTMYRLGSQLLVRLPRTPDNAKAVRKEQMWLPRLAPYLSCRIPEPVHAGIPGSSFPLSWSVYRWIDGDEAGSGSVTDWPAFGADLAALVQSLHSVPLMGAARQGELSWYRGGGLRACDRWVSGCFDDCLAVQGLDLDIAHLRDVWRSALALPEPSGRQVWLHGDLKPTNLLVQQGKLHAVIDFGGLSVGFPDAEHATLWDCPPGARQAYWDAMGLDDVTWLRARAWAIAVGVSGVSDYWGTYPAFVSECLSRLRAILEAAGER, from the coding sequence GTGACACTTCATGAGAACGAGATCCGTGTGGATGAGGCGGTCGTCCGGGCTCTGCTGGGCGAACAGCGACCGGAGTGGGCCGACCTCCCGATCTCGCCCGCCGGCGCAGGCACGGACAACACGATGTACCGGCTCGGCAGCCAGCTCCTCGTGCGGCTGCCGCGTACCCCCGACAATGCGAAGGCCGTACGGAAGGAGCAGATGTGGCTGCCGCGGCTGGCGCCGTATCTCTCCTGTCGCATCCCGGAGCCGGTGCACGCCGGTATTCCGGGTTCCTCCTTCCCGCTCTCCTGGTCGGTGTACCGCTGGATCGATGGCGATGAAGCCGGCTCGGGATCGGTCACCGACTGGCCTGCCTTCGGGGCCGATCTGGCGGCGCTCGTGCAGAGCCTGCACTCGGTCCCCCTCATGGGGGCCGCTCGTCAGGGCGAGCTCAGCTGGTACCGCGGCGGGGGCTTGCGGGCTTGTGACCGGTGGGTCAGCGGGTGCTTCGACGACTGTCTGGCGGTCCAGGGTCTCGACCTCGACATCGCCCACCTGCGCGACGTGTGGCGGAGTGCGCTCGCCCTGCCCGAGCCGTCCGGCCGCCAGGTGTGGCTCCACGGAGATCTCAAACCCACCAACCTTCTGGTTCAGCAGGGAAAGCTGCACGCGGTCATCGACTTCGGAGGCCTCTCGGTCGGCTTTCCCGACGCCGAGCACGCGACTCTGTGGGATTGTCCGCCCGGGGCTCGACAGGCGTACTGGGACGCGATGGGCCTGGACGACGTGACGTGGCTTCGTGCCCGGGCGTGGGCCATCGCGGTGGGAGTCAGCGGGGTGTCGGACTACTGGGGCACCTATCCCGCCTTCGTCAGCGAATGCCTGTCGCGTCTCCGCGCGATCCTGGAGGCTGCCGGCGAGCGGTGA
- a CDS encoding DUF389 domain-containing protein: MLQLRLIVPSDLHEAVMERLDACVGVAHVVVLPGGAVKPAGDLVLCDVAREAVDELLDDMRALGLPERGAISMDETGLTLSAAADAAEEAAPGEGVDALVWEEVTEVVHEESTLSGVFLALLTVATMLAACGAVLDSAILVVGAMAVGPEFGPLAGLCVALVRRRLRPALRSLSALAVGFTVAMALTVGFSLLMDALGLFSDAKFAAARPNTSFIWQPDAMSFVVAFLAGIAGLLSLTSAKASALVGVAISVTTVPAAANAAVAVAYGEYAQGWGSAVQLALNLSGIVLAGVLTLLVQHGAWHVARRTR, translated from the coding sequence GTGCTGCAGCTCCGCCTGATCGTTCCGTCCGACCTGCACGAGGCGGTCATGGAGCGGCTCGACGCCTGCGTGGGCGTCGCCCACGTCGTGGTGCTGCCGGGCGGTGCGGTGAAGCCGGCCGGGGATCTGGTGCTGTGCGACGTGGCCCGCGAGGCGGTGGACGAACTCCTGGACGACATGCGCGCGTTGGGGTTGCCCGAACGCGGGGCGATCAGCATGGACGAGACCGGACTCACCCTGTCGGCCGCAGCGGACGCGGCCGAGGAGGCGGCCCCGGGCGAGGGCGTGGACGCCCTGGTCTGGGAAGAGGTCACGGAGGTCGTCCACGAAGAGTCCACCCTCAGCGGGGTCTTCCTCGCCCTGCTCACCGTCGCGACCATGCTGGCCGCCTGCGGCGCCGTCCTCGACAGCGCGATCCTCGTCGTCGGCGCGATGGCCGTGGGCCCCGAGTTCGGACCGCTCGCGGGGCTGTGCGTCGCACTCGTGCGGCGACGGCTGCGGCCGGCGCTCCGCTCACTGTCGGCGTTGGCGGTCGGCTTCACCGTGGCGATGGCGCTCACCGTGGGCTTCTCCCTGCTGATGGACGCGTTGGGCCTGTTCAGCGACGCGAAGTTCGCGGCCGCGCGCCCCAACACCTCGTTCATCTGGCAGCCGGACGCGATGTCCTTCGTGGTCGCGTTCCTGGCGGGCATCGCGGGCCTGCTCTCGCTCACCTCCGCCAAGGCCTCCGCCCTGGTCGGCGTGGCGATCTCCGTCACGACCGTGCCCGCCGCCGCGAACGCCGCCGTCGCCGTCGCCTACGGCGAATACGCCCAGGGCTGGGGCTCCGCCGTCCAACTCGCCCTCAACCTGTCCGGCATCGTCCTCGCCGGCGTCCTGACCCTGCTGGTCCAGCACGGCGCCTGGCACGTTGCCCGCCGCACCCGGTGA
- a CDS encoding universal stress protein, whose amino-acid sequence MTSLTEARPIVLGVDGRLQQLREAGAAALEKTEGIAAGRHPRLRIQSVLRDGSPAPLLCGESARAALVVLGTRRLNRLEETLSRYSVTVPVSAQAYRPVVAVRFAADLAARRGAALRALWVRRTPVRPFEPPEGEQETRRRLFEATAGSAADEPDLDLTHEVINGKPVDELARASAHALAVVVGRHGRGGLTGLRLGSVPHGLIRHAPCPVITVPADPGAGAPLTRE is encoded by the coding sequence ATGACGTCACTCACCGAAGCCCGTCCGATCGTGCTGGGCGTCGACGGCCGCCTGCAGCAGTTGCGCGAGGCGGGAGCCGCGGCACTGGAGAAGACCGAGGGCATCGCGGCCGGGCGCCACCCCCGGCTCCGGATCCAGTCCGTCCTGCGGGACGGCAGTCCGGCCCCGCTCCTGTGCGGCGAATCCGCGCGGGCCGCGCTGGTGGTGCTCGGCACCCGCCGCCTCAACCGCCTGGAGGAGACCCTGAGCCGCTACTCCGTCACCGTCCCGGTCAGCGCCCAGGCGTACCGCCCGGTGGTCGCGGTGCGCTTCGCCGCCGACCTGGCGGCCCGCCGGGGCGCGGCCCTGCGCGCCCTGTGGGTGCGGCGAACACCCGTGCGGCCGTTCGAACCGCCGGAGGGCGAGCAGGAGACCCGGCGACGCCTGTTCGAGGCCACTGCGGGCAGCGCCGCCGACGAGCCGGACCTCGACCTCACCCACGAAGTGATCAACGGCAAGCCCGTCGACGAGCTGGCCCGGGCCTCCGCCCACGCGCTGGCCGTCGTGGTCGGGCGGCACGGTCGGGGCGGCCTGACCGGCCTGCGGCTCGGCTCCGTCCCGCACGGCCTGATCCGGCACGCCCCCTGCCCCGTGATCACGGTCCCCGCCGACCCCGGTGCCGGTGCCCCGCTGACCAGGGAGTGA
- a CDS encoding MFS transporter, giving the protein MRTTTTSWKPLAVLGTAQFLMVLDASVMNVSISQLVEDFDTEVTTIQAVITLYTLVMAAFMLTGGKIGDMYGRRRVFTVGLVVYGVGSGLTAVAPTVGVLALGWSVVEGLGAALVLPALAALVAGSYRGRERAIAYGVVGGLAGAGIAVGPLLGGWVTTYLTWRLVFAGEVVLVLAILLLMRWVPQQPRPTERPRLDVLGAVLSAAGLALVVLAVLQSGTWGWVEPRNPPFTVLGFAPTLFAVALGAALLYAFCAHERRRERRGATPLVSLALFGNRPLRAGLTALFNQNTVLLGLFFVIPLYLQVVQGLNAFETGLRLLPVSVTMLATSMCGSLLLRFASTRTIVRVGLLVLLAATVWLITAIGPELKGASFAGAMALLGIGMGLLASQLGNTVQSSVGSAERSEAGGLQYTAQNLGSSLGTALIGAILIGALATSVTARVESDPRVSQAVAQQVGTQVEAGISFVPADQVSAALAGRPDVPPQEAASLVDHYEAAQIQGLKSAVLACSAITAGALLFTRHLPDNRRRRTQDDPDDRDDPAPSESSSPN; this is encoded by the coding sequence ATGCGCACCACGACGACCAGTTGGAAGCCCCTCGCCGTCCTGGGGACCGCCCAGTTCCTGATGGTGCTGGACGCCTCGGTGATGAACGTGTCGATCAGCCAACTCGTCGAGGACTTCGACACCGAGGTCACCACCATCCAGGCCGTCATCACCCTCTACACCCTGGTGATGGCGGCCTTCATGCTGACCGGCGGCAAGATCGGCGACATGTACGGCCGCCGTCGCGTCTTCACGGTCGGCCTGGTCGTCTACGGCGTCGGATCCGGCCTCACCGCGGTCGCCCCCACCGTCGGCGTGCTCGCCCTCGGCTGGTCCGTCGTCGAGGGACTGGGCGCGGCGCTGGTGCTGCCCGCCCTCGCCGCACTGGTGGCCGGCTCCTACCGGGGGCGCGAACGGGCGATCGCCTACGGCGTCGTCGGGGGCCTGGCGGGCGCGGGCATCGCGGTGGGACCGCTGCTCGGGGGCTGGGTCACCACCTACCTGACGTGGCGTCTGGTGTTCGCGGGCGAAGTGGTGCTGGTCCTCGCGATCCTGCTGCTGATGCGCTGGGTGCCGCAACAGCCGCGCCCCACCGAGCGGCCCCGACTGGACGTGCTCGGCGCCGTGCTGTCGGCCGCCGGACTGGCCCTGGTGGTCCTCGCCGTCCTGCAGAGCGGCACCTGGGGCTGGGTCGAGCCCCGCAATCCGCCCTTCACCGTCCTCGGCTTCGCGCCGACGCTGTTCGCCGTCGCCCTCGGCGCCGCGCTGCTCTACGCGTTCTGCGCCCACGAACGGCGCCGGGAACGCCGCGGCGCGACCCCGCTGGTCTCGCTCGCCCTGTTCGGGAACCGGCCGCTGCGCGCCGGGCTGACCGCCCTCTTCAACCAGAACACCGTGCTGCTGGGCCTGTTCTTCGTCATCCCGCTCTACCTCCAGGTCGTGCAGGGACTGAACGCCTTCGAGACCGGGCTGCGCCTGCTGCCGGTCTCCGTGACCATGCTGGCCACCTCGATGTGCGGCTCGCTGCTGCTGCGGTTCGCCTCCACCCGGACCATCGTCCGGGTGGGTCTGCTGGTGCTGCTCGCCGCCACCGTCTGGCTGATCACCGCGATCGGGCCGGAGCTGAAGGGCGCCTCGTTCGCGGGGGCGATGGCCCTGCTCGGCATCGGCATGGGCCTGCTCGCCTCCCAGCTCGGCAACACGGTCCAGTCCAGCGTCGGGTCGGCCGAGCGCAGCGAGGCCGGCGGTCTGCAGTACACCGCGCAGAACCTCGGCTCCTCCCTGGGCACGGCGCTGATCGGGGCGATCCTGATCGGCGCGCTCGCCACCTCCGTCACCGCCCGGGTCGAGAGCGACCCGCGGGTCAGCCAAGCCGTCGCCCAGCAGGTCGGCACCCAGGTCGAGGCGGGCATCTCCTTCGTGCCCGCCGACCAGGTGTCCGCGGCCCTCGCCGGCCGGCCCGACGTGCCGCCGCAGGAAGCCGCCAGCCTGGTCGACCACTACGAGGCCGCGCAGATCCAGGGCCTGAAGTCCGCCGTCCTCGCCTGCTCCGCGATCACCGCAGGCGCCCTGCTGTTCACCCGTCACCTCCCCGACAACCGTCGCCGACGGACGCAGGACGACCCGGACGACCGGGACGACCCGGCACCGTCAGAATCCTCCTCGCCCAACTGA